The following coding sequences are from one Reyranella humidisoli window:
- a CDS encoding methionine synthase — translation MFETTLAGSLPKPAWLATPNVLWAPWTLSGQPLFEAKDDATFLAIRRQEEAGLDIVSDGEQARQHFVHGFLAEVDGVDFDKKVRMGIRNNRYDADCPTVTSALKRRKFVHEREARIARAATSRKLKFTLPGPMTLIDTLADGYYGDRVKMAFAFAELLNQEAKDLEALGVDIVQFDEPAFNVYLNETVEWGVPALEKAAEGLKCTTAVHICYGYGIEANNKWKETLGESWRQYEQTFPALDRSSIQQVSLECRDSHVPPELMKLLKTKTVLVGAINVASDKIETPEEVAATLKLATEFVDPERIQACTNCGMAPMTLGVAYGKLRALAEGAALARKAFA, via the coding sequence ATGTTCGAGACGACACTCGCGGGCAGCCTGCCCAAACCGGCCTGGCTCGCCACGCCCAACGTGCTGTGGGCTCCGTGGACGCTCTCGGGCCAGCCGCTGTTCGAGGCCAAGGACGATGCGACCTTCCTCGCGATCCGTCGCCAGGAGGAAGCCGGCCTCGACATCGTGAGCGACGGCGAGCAGGCGCGGCAGCATTTCGTGCACGGCTTCCTGGCCGAGGTCGACGGCGTCGACTTCGACAAGAAGGTGCGCATGGGCATCCGCAACAACCGCTACGATGCCGATTGCCCGACCGTCACCTCGGCGCTGAAGCGCCGCAAGTTCGTGCACGAGCGCGAGGCGCGCATCGCCCGCGCCGCGACTTCGCGCAAGCTCAAGTTCACCCTGCCCGGCCCGATGACGCTGATCGACACGCTGGCCGACGGCTACTACGGCGACCGCGTGAAGATGGCTTTCGCCTTCGCCGAGCTGCTGAATCAAGAAGCCAAGGATCTCGAAGCGCTCGGCGTCGATATCGTGCAGTTCGACGAGCCCGCCTTCAACGTCTACCTGAACGAGACGGTCGAGTGGGGCGTGCCGGCGCTGGAGAAAGCGGCCGAGGGGCTGAAGTGCACGACCGCCGTTCACATCTGCTACGGCTACGGCATCGAGGCCAACAACAAGTGGAAGGAGACGCTGGGCGAAAGCTGGCGTCAGTACGAGCAGACCTTCCCGGCGCTCGACCGCAGCTCGATCCAGCAGGTCTCGCTGGAATGCCGCGACAGCCACGTGCCGCCGGAACTGATGAAGCTGCTGAAGACCAAGACCGTACTGGTGGGCGCCATCAACGTCGCCTCCGACAAGATCGAGACGCCGGAAGAAGTAGCCGCCACCCTCAAGCTCGCGACCGAGTTCGTCGATCCCGAGCGCATCCAGGCCTGTACCAACTGCGGCATGGCCCCGATGACCCTCGGCGTCGCCTACGGCAAACTGCGCGCGCTCGCCGAAGGCGCTGCGCTGGCGCGCAAGGCGTTCGCTTAA